One Candidatus Zymogenus saltonus genomic window carries:
- a CDS encoding endonuclease III: protein MKKIANILEKLEGYFGIPEKRLRKDPLSELIFSILSQNTTDLNRDRAYASLMSRFERWEDVMAADVKEIEEAIRVGGLAPQKSVRIKEILGEIYNERGRLDLDHLSDMDRDEALDYLTSFKGVGVKTASIVLLFSLGKPAFPVDTHIYRVTKRLGLVDEKADVTSAHKIMERLVPEDKYFPFHILLIRLGREYCKARRPLCEECPLNSLCPSKDEFFKEKKQPRAN, encoded by the coding sequence ATGAAAAAGATTGCCAATATCTTGGAGAAGCTCGAAGGATACTTCGGCATACCCGAAAAACGCCTGAGGAAAGATCCCCTGTCTGAACTTATCTTCTCGATCCTCTCCCAGAACACCACCGACCTGAACAGGGACAGGGCCTATGCGAGCCTGATGTCCCGCTTTGAGAGGTGGGAGGATGTGATGGCGGCGGATGTAAAGGAGATCGAGGAGGCGATAAGGGTCGGCGGGCTTGCGCCCCAGAAGTCGGTCAGGATAAAGGAGATACTGGGCGAGATATATAACGAGCGGGGAAGGCTCGACCTCGATCACTTGAGCGATATGGATAGGGACGAGGCCCTCGATTACCTCACCTCGTTTAAGGGGGTGGGCGTGAAGACCGCGTCTATTGTGCTTCTCTTCTCCCTCGGCAAGCCCGCCTTTCCGGTGGACACCCACATCTACAGGGTGACAAAAAGGCTTGGGCTTGTCGATGAGAAGGCGGATGTTACGTCCGCCCACAAGATCATGGAGAGGCTGGTACCCGAGGATAAATATTTCCCCTTCCACATCCTGCTCATCCGCCTCGGGCGGGAGTACTGCAAGGCGAGAAGACCCTTATGTGAAGAGTGTCCATTAAACTCTCTCTGTCCCTCCAAAGACGAGTTTTTTAAGGAGAAAAAACAGCCCCGAGCCAATTAG
- a CDS encoding ADP-ribosylglycohydrolase family protein — MKLRDIFVGSSLGTLVGDAFGASVEGWHPASIRERYGLLEKPINGRYTDDTQMMIGIMEAIRSEPEPTQREIAKRFLDNFDSSRGYGGRIFGVMKRIEAGIGADEVGTDSWGNGAAMRIAPIGCFFYDDRERLVEHAVKSAEITHKHPIGVAGAVAQAAAVAFAVGAAAEGRKIEAARYVDDIAALVDAISGEFSAALAPIKKFSASGIDEAIDILVSNFTRDVSAIGAVPASISAFLLSKCFADAVIIAVNAGGDADTTGAMAGAIAGAYYGAGAIPLDWLEMMEKGKKGVTYVMDLAIKLTEMKVGRNP; from the coding sequence TTGAAGCTGAGGGACATCTTCGTCGGGTCTTCCTTGGGAACCCTTGTGGGAGACGCCTTCGGCGCATCGGTCGAGGGCTGGCATCCGGCCTCGATCAGGGAGCGGTACGGATTGCTCGAAAAACCGATCAACGGCAGATACACCGACGACACCCAGATGATGATCGGGATAATGGAGGCGATCCGCTCCGAACCGGAGCCGACCCAGCGGGAAATCGCCAAAAGGTTCCTCGATAACTTCGATTCTTCCCGTGGCTACGGGGGGCGGATCTTCGGGGTGATGAAGAGGATCGAGGCCGGGATCGGTGCGGACGAGGTGGGAACGGACAGCTGGGGGAACGGGGCCGCCATGCGGATTGCCCCCATAGGCTGTTTTTTTTACGACGACAGGGAAAGGCTGGTTGAGCACGCCGTCAAGTCGGCCGAGATCACCCACAAACACCCCATAGGCGTTGCCGGGGCGGTGGCGCAGGCGGCAGCCGTGGCCTTTGCGGTCGGGGCCGCGGCCGAGGGCCGAAAGATTGAGGCGGCGAGATACGTCGACGACATCGCCGCTTTGGTTGACGCCATCAGCGGGGAGTTCTCGGCCGCCCTTGCCCCGATAAAGAAGTTCTCGGCCTCAGGGATTGATGAGGCCATAGATATCCTGGTATCGAATTTTACGCGGGACGTGAGCGCAATCGGGGCCGTGCCGGCAAGCATATCGGCGTTTCTGTTATCAAAGTGCTTTGCCGATGCAGTGATCATCGCAGTCAACGCCGGCGGGGACGCCGACACGACCGGCGCAATGGCGGGGGCGATCGCCGGGGCCTACTACGGGGCGGGTGCCATCCCGCTCGACTGGCTCGAAATGATGGAGAAGGGCAAAAAGGGAGTGACGTACGTAATGGACCTTGCGATTAAGCTCACGGAGATGAAAGTTGGACGTAATCCTTGA